Proteins encoded in a region of the Microbacterium neungamense genome:
- a CDS encoding cysteine desulfurase family protein: MRFYLDHAATAPLRPEARDAWIAAGAIVGNAASTHGAGQDARRLLEESRERAAAVLGCDPVEVVFTSGGTEAINTALRGLWERRAAGTEAIVLPDAEHHATIETVADLAARGAVVRRVAVDCLARINVAAFAEALPGAALATALVASNEVGTVNDVAGLTQAAADAGAPLHLDAVAAWGHLPLSFRGLRGDAPDGSGLVAMTVAGHKIGAPVGIGGLVVARSARIAPLLHGGAQQRGLRAGTQDVPGAAAFAVALEAAEAEREAESARLAALRDRLVDGIRDRVPRAELLGDPRDRLPGNAHVLFPGAVGESLLFLLDMAGIAASTGAACQAGVAEPSHVVMAMGRSEQDARSVLRFTLGRTSTDADVDAVLAVIADAYARASGTPGR; the protein is encoded by the coding sequence ATGCGGTTCTACCTCGACCACGCGGCGACCGCGCCGCTGCGCCCGGAGGCCCGCGATGCCTGGATCGCGGCCGGCGCGATCGTCGGGAACGCCGCGTCGACGCACGGGGCGGGACAGGACGCCCGCCGGCTGCTGGAGGAGTCGCGGGAGCGGGCGGCGGCGGTGCTCGGCTGCGACCCCGTCGAGGTGGTGTTCACCTCCGGCGGGACCGAGGCAATCAACACGGCCCTCCGCGGACTGTGGGAGCGGCGCGCGGCGGGGACGGAGGCGATCGTGCTGCCGGATGCCGAGCACCACGCCACGATCGAGACGGTCGCGGATCTCGCCGCGCGCGGTGCGGTGGTGCGTCGCGTCGCCGTGGACTGCCTCGCGCGGATCAACGTCGCGGCCTTCGCGGAGGCTCTCCCGGGTGCGGCGCTGGCGACGGCTCTCGTGGCGAGCAACGAGGTCGGCACGGTCAACGACGTCGCGGGGCTCACCCAGGCGGCGGCGGATGCCGGGGCGCCGCTGCACCTGGACGCGGTCGCGGCCTGGGGTCACCTGCCGCTGTCGTTCCGCGGTCTGCGCGGCGACGCCCCGGACGGCTCCGGGCTCGTGGCGATGACGGTCGCCGGGCACAAGATCGGCGCGCCGGTCGGGATCGGCGGGCTCGTCGTCGCGCGCTCCGCCCGGATCGCACCGCTGCTGCACGGCGGCGCCCAGCAGCGCGGCCTGCGCGCCGGGACGCAGGATGTGCCGGGGGCGGCCGCGTTTGCGGTGGCGCTCGAGGCCGCAGAGGCCGAGCGCGAGGCGGAGTCGGCGCGGCTGGCCGCCCTGCGGGACCGGCTGGTGGACGGCATCCGGGACCGGGTGCCGCGGGCGGAGCTGCTGGGCGATCCTCGGGACCGTCTCCCCGGAAACGCTCATGTGCTGTTCCCCGGCGCTGTGGGGGAGAGCCTGCTATTCCTGCTGGACATGGCGGGGATCGCGGCGTCCACCGGCGCCGCATGCCAGGCGGGCGTCGCCGAGCCGTCGCACGTGGTGATGGCGATGGGGCGCAGCGAGCAGGACGCGCGCAGCGTGCTGCGATTCACGCTCGGCCGCACCTCGACGGATGCCGACGTGGACGCCGTGCTCGCCGTCATCGCCGACGCCTACGCCCGCGCCTCCGGCACCCCCGGTCGCTGA
- a CDS encoding maltotransferase domain-containing protein yields the protein MAARTGTRPTAHRSAAQIPLRPAPERSPHEPATIAGRIPLTDPSPRVADGYPAKAFAGEVVPFRVVAFREGHDLIGVHLRLTDPSGEESLHRLTPLKDGTDGWRTEVALDAQGVWRYRFEAFSDDFATWAHAASVKAEAAVDVPVMSALGVELLTRAGKERDRPAAEKRALKAAAARLKDGAEDAAELHAVATDETLAAFFADRPLTTLHSAGDELRLVVERTTAGVGAWYEFFPRSEGAKRLKDGSIKSGTFRTAAKRLPAVADMGFDVVYIVPIHPIGTTNRKGRNNTLTAEPGDPGSPYAIGAPEGGHDAIHPDLGTPADFRSFVRTARKLGLEVALDLALQASPDHPWVTEHPEWFTTLPDGTIAYAENPPKKYQDIYPLNFDNDPEGIYAEMLRIVRHWVAQGVKIFRVDNPHTKPLQFWEWLIAAVNAEDPDVIFLAEAFTRPAVMRALARVGFQQSYSYFTWRNTKAELEEFLTSVAHETSDYMRPNLFVNTHDILTEYLQFGGRAAYRIRACIAATAAPVYGVYAGYELIENVARPGSEENIDNEKYEYKFRDWAGAEARGESLAPLLRRLNAIRREHPALRQLRNISFHWSDDDAILVYSKHLDAAFTGTGASDTIIVVANVDPHSVRETTVHLDTRVWGVEPGDTFEVEDLLTGAVWTWADHNYVRLDAFAEPVHILRVKERS from the coding sequence GTGGCTGCACGTACTGGCACTCGTCCGACGGCGCATCGCAGCGCCGCACAGATCCCCCTGCGGCCTGCGCCGGAGCGGTCCCCGCACGAGCCGGCGACCATCGCCGGGCGCATCCCGCTGACCGACCCGAGTCCCCGGGTCGCGGACGGATACCCGGCGAAGGCGTTCGCCGGGGAGGTGGTGCCGTTCCGCGTGGTCGCGTTCCGCGAGGGCCACGACCTCATCGGCGTGCACCTGCGGCTCACCGACCCGAGCGGGGAGGAGTCGCTGCACCGGCTGACGCCGCTCAAGGACGGCACCGACGGCTGGCGCACCGAGGTCGCGCTGGATGCGCAGGGGGTGTGGCGATACCGGTTCGAGGCGTTCTCCGACGATTTCGCGACGTGGGCGCACGCCGCGTCCGTCAAGGCCGAGGCCGCCGTGGACGTGCCGGTGATGTCCGCCCTCGGCGTCGAGCTGCTCACGCGCGCCGGGAAGGAGCGCGACCGGCCCGCCGCCGAGAAGCGGGCGCTGAAGGCCGCCGCCGCGCGGCTGAAGGACGGGGCCGAGGACGCCGCGGAGCTGCACGCCGTCGCCACCGACGAGACGCTGGCCGCGTTCTTCGCCGATCGGCCGCTGACCACCCTGCACTCCGCCGGCGATGAGCTGCGGCTCGTCGTCGAGCGCACCACGGCCGGGGTGGGCGCCTGGTACGAGTTCTTCCCGCGGTCGGAGGGCGCCAAACGGCTGAAGGACGGCTCGATCAAGAGCGGCACCTTCCGCACCGCCGCCAAGCGCCTGCCGGCCGTCGCGGACATGGGCTTCGACGTCGTCTACATCGTGCCGATCCACCCGATCGGCACCACGAACCGGAAGGGCCGCAACAACACCCTCACCGCCGAGCCGGGCGATCCCGGTTCGCCGTACGCGATCGGCGCCCCCGAGGGCGGCCACGACGCGATCCACCCCGACCTCGGCACGCCCGCGGACTTCCGCTCGTTCGTGCGGACGGCGCGCAAGCTCGGCCTCGAGGTCGCGCTCGACCTGGCGCTGCAGGCCTCCCCCGACCACCCGTGGGTGACCGAGCACCCGGAGTGGTTCACCACGCTGCCCGACGGCACGATCGCCTACGCCGAGAACCCGCCGAAGAAGTACCAGGACATCTACCCGCTGAACTTCGACAACGATCCCGAGGGCATCTACGCGGAGATGCTGCGGATCGTCCGGCACTGGGTCGCCCAGGGCGTGAAGATCTTCCGCGTCGACAACCCGCACACCAAGCCGCTGCAGTTCTGGGAGTGGCTGATCGCCGCCGTGAACGCCGAGGACCCCGACGTGATCTTCCTCGCCGAGGCGTTCACCCGGCCGGCCGTGATGCGGGCGCTGGCCCGGGTCGGCTTCCAGCAGAGCTACTCGTACTTCACCTGGCGCAACACCAAGGCGGAGCTGGAGGAGTTCCTCACCTCCGTGGCGCACGAGACCAGCGACTACATGCGCCCGAACCTGTTCGTGAACACCCACGACATCCTCACCGAGTACCTGCAGTTCGGCGGGCGGGCGGCCTATCGCATCCGCGCCTGCATCGCCGCGACGGCGGCGCCGGTGTACGGGGTCTACGCCGGCTACGAGCTCATCGAGAACGTCGCCCGCCCGGGCTCCGAGGAGAACATCGACAACGAGAAGTACGAGTACAAGTTCCGCGACTGGGCAGGCGCCGAGGCGCGGGGCGAGTCGCTCGCTCCCCTGCTGCGCCGTCTGAACGCCATCCGTCGCGAGCATCCCGCTCTGCGGCAGCTGCGCAACATCTCGTTCCACTGGAGCGACGACGACGCGATCCTCGTGTACAGCAAGCATCTGGACGCGGCGTTCACCGGCACCGGGGCATCCGACACGATCATCGTCGTGGCGAACGTCGACCCGCACTCGGTCCGCGAGACGACCGTGCACCTGGACACCCGGGTCTGGGGCGTCGAGCCGGGCGACACGTTCGAGGTCGAGGATCTGCTCACCGGCGCCGTCTGGACGTGGGCGGATCACAACTACGTTCGACTCGACGCATTCGCCGAGCCGGTGCACATCCTGAGGGTGAAGGAGCGATCATGA
- the glgX gene encoding glycogen debranching protein GlgX produces the protein MPAQTAPPLGDTALDDLGVRLHDGVGTLRVWSQNASSMELVVFDAADLDWEVAQVPLERRPGGVWEVTSDLLQPGTRYSLRVNGPHGPGNMFNPETLLLDPYARGLAQGHGYEEWRSVVIEDGFDWGGVQKPRTPLDRTIIYEGHIKGLTKRHPQVDTALHGTYAGLAHPAMIEYFQSLGITAVELLPVHAFVPEPRLLERGLTNYWGYNTLNYFTPHYAYATEGARKGGPEAVLREFKGMVKLLHEAGIEVILDVVYNHTSEEGMGGPRSGFRGIDNALYYRQLPDGAYVDTTGCGNTVNTATDAAARLVLDSLRYWANDMQIDGFRFDLATALGRDANHEYDPEHPLLLAIRDDPALEGTKIIAEPWDVGLGGWQTGNFPTGWSEWNDRYRDRVRNFWLSDIDYARRASAPVGIGGFASRLAGSANTFSEERGPLASINFVTAHDGFTLHDLVSYDVKHNEANGENNRDGADMNRSFNHGVEGPTDDPVILAARRKAMRNLLGTLLLSAGIPMLTAGDEFGRTQRGNNNAYCQDSALTWLHWEHEPWQEDLVAHVSLLTRLRAENPALRPSRYARLGEHIPNASVMDWYDQNGETMDVEQWNDPRNRTLQYVAASTPDKEDYNRILLIVHGNENPTDVRLPESIEGATSFISLWSSAEERPSEEQRTFAPGDVLPIAGTSMHLFRVE, from the coding sequence ATGCCCGCGCAGACCGCTCCGCCCCTCGGGGACACCGCCCTCGACGATCTGGGCGTGCGCCTGCACGACGGTGTGGGCACGTTGCGCGTCTGGTCGCAGAACGCGTCGTCCATGGAGCTCGTCGTCTTCGACGCCGCCGACCTCGACTGGGAGGTCGCGCAGGTGCCGCTGGAGCGGCGTCCGGGCGGCGTCTGGGAGGTCACCTCCGACCTGCTGCAGCCCGGCACCCGCTACTCGCTGCGCGTGAACGGCCCGCACGGACCGGGCAACATGTTCAACCCCGAGACGCTCCTGCTTGACCCGTACGCCCGCGGCCTCGCCCAGGGCCACGGCTATGAGGAGTGGCGCTCGGTCGTCATCGAGGACGGCTTCGACTGGGGCGGCGTGCAGAAGCCGCGCACCCCGCTCGACCGCACCATCATCTACGAGGGCCACATCAAGGGGCTCACCAAGCGGCATCCGCAGGTCGACACCGCCCTGCACGGCACCTACGCCGGGCTCGCCCACCCGGCCATGATCGAGTACTTCCAGTCGCTCGGCATCACCGCGGTCGAGCTGCTGCCGGTGCACGCCTTCGTCCCCGAGCCGCGACTGCTGGAGCGGGGGCTGACGAACTACTGGGGCTACAACACCCTGAACTACTTCACCCCGCACTACGCGTACGCCACCGAGGGCGCGCGCAAGGGCGGCCCCGAGGCCGTGCTGCGCGAGTTCAAGGGCATGGTCAAGCTGCTGCACGAGGCCGGCATCGAGGTCATCCTCGACGTGGTGTACAACCACACCAGCGAGGAGGGCATGGGCGGGCCCCGCTCCGGCTTCCGCGGCATCGACAACGCCCTCTACTACCGCCAGCTGCCCGACGGCGCCTACGTGGACACCACCGGCTGCGGCAACACGGTGAACACGGCGACGGATGCCGCGGCGCGGCTCGTGCTGGATTCGCTGCGCTACTGGGCGAACGACATGCAGATCGACGGCTTCCGCTTCGACCTCGCCACCGCCCTGGGACGCGACGCCAACCACGAGTACGACCCCGAGCATCCGCTGCTGCTCGCCATCCGCGACGACCCGGCCCTGGAGGGCACGAAGATCATCGCCGAGCCGTGGGACGTCGGGCTCGGCGGCTGGCAGACCGGGAACTTCCCCACCGGGTGGAGCGAGTGGAACGACCGCTACCGCGACCGGGTCCGCAACTTCTGGCTCAGCGACATCGACTACGCCCGGCGCGCATCGGCCCCGGTCGGCATCGGCGGCTTCGCGAGCCGGCTCGCCGGATCGGCGAACACGTTCAGCGAGGAGCGCGGTCCGCTCGCGAGCATCAACTTCGTCACCGCGCACGACGGGTTCACCCTGCACGACCTCGTCTCCTACGACGTCAAGCACAACGAGGCGAACGGCGAGAACAACCGCGACGGCGCAGACATGAACCGCTCCTTCAACCACGGCGTGGAGGGTCCCACCGACGACCCGGTGATCCTCGCGGCGCGGCGGAAGGCGATGCGCAACCTCCTCGGCACGTTGCTGCTCTCGGCCGGCATCCCGATGCTGACCGCCGGAGACGAGTTCGGCCGCACCCAGCGCGGCAACAACAACGCCTACTGCCAGGACTCGGCGCTGACCTGGCTGCACTGGGAGCACGAGCCGTGGCAGGAGGACCTCGTCGCGCACGTGTCGCTGCTGACCCGGCTGCGCGCCGAGAACCCGGCGCTGCGCCCGTCCCGGTACGCCCGGCTGGGCGAGCACATCCCGAACGCGTCGGTCATGGACTGGTACGACCAGAACGGCGAGACCATGGACGTGGAGCAGTGGAACGACCCGCGCAACCGCACGCTCCAGTACGTCGCCGCCTCCACGCCCGACAAGGAGGACTACAACCGCATCCTCCTGATCGTGCACGGCAACGAGAACCCGACCGATGTGCGGCTCCCCGAGTCGATCGAGGGCGCCACGTCGTTCATCTCGCTGTGGTCCAGCGCCGAGGAGCGCCCGAGCGAGGAGCAGCGCACCTTCGCCCCCGGCGACGTGCTGCCGATCGCCGGCACGTCCATGCACCTGTTCCGGGTCGAGTAG
- the glgB gene encoding 1,4-alpha-glucan branching protein GlgB, with protein MSYIEDVTASEDWAAVAHASHHDPHSVLGAHPDTDAVGRTTTTIRARRPLAASVAAVFEDGTRLDLAHTAHGIWEGRHDGPPVKYRIATLYEGHEETIAGDPYRHLTTLGELDLHLIAEGRHERLWEVLGAHPRMLDGETGVDFAVWAPNAKAVRVVGDFNAWNGEGHAMRSMGSSGVWELFIPDVVVGARYKYEILTPDGRWILKADPMAQAAETPPATASVVTLSAYRWNDGAWLTRRAATHAVAQPMSVYEVHLGSWRGGLSYRDAADPLIEHVTATGFTHVEFMPLAEHPFGGSWGYQVTGYYAPTSRFGSPDDLRYLIDRLHQAGIGVIMDWVPGHFPKDDFALARFDGRPLYEHPDPRRGEHQDWGTLIFDYGRNEVRNFLVANALYWFSEFHVDGLRVDAVASMLYLDYSRKDGEWEPNIHGGRENLEAIRFLQEVNATAYRLHTGIVMIAEESTAFPGVTAPTNRAGLGFGFKWNMGWMNDSLEYIKRDPIHRSHHEGEITFSFVYAFGENYVLPISHDEVVHGKGSLIARMPGDHMHKLANVRAYLGYMWGHPGKKLLFMGQEFGQIAEWSVDRELDWWLLEQPLHAQLQSFVGSMNAIYRAQAPLWERDNDGSSFSRLGAPTWDPSVVAFERRDAHGGRLVVVANFAGATRTGYRLALPAEGLWQEVLNTDAAEYGGHGVGNYGQIAAHPEAEDGPSIASVTLPALSTLWFRYQPEPHVPTPAHG; from the coding sequence ATGAGCTACATCGAGGACGTCACCGCATCCGAGGACTGGGCGGCGGTCGCCCACGCGTCCCACCACGACCCGCATTCGGTGCTCGGCGCGCATCCGGACACGGATGCCGTGGGCCGCACCACCACGACCATCCGCGCCCGCCGCCCGCTCGCGGCATCCGTCGCGGCGGTCTTCGAGGACGGCACCCGGCTCGACCTCGCGCACACCGCGCACGGCATCTGGGAGGGCCGGCACGACGGTCCCCCGGTGAAGTACCGGATCGCGACCCTGTACGAGGGGCACGAGGAGACGATCGCCGGCGACCCGTACCGGCACCTGACCACCCTGGGCGAGCTGGACCTGCACCTGATCGCCGAGGGACGGCACGAGCGGCTGTGGGAGGTGCTCGGCGCGCACCCGCGGATGCTGGACGGCGAGACCGGCGTCGACTTCGCCGTCTGGGCCCCGAACGCGAAGGCGGTCCGCGTCGTCGGCGACTTCAACGCCTGGAACGGTGAGGGGCACGCGATGCGCTCGATGGGCTCGAGCGGCGTGTGGGAGCTGTTCATCCCGGACGTCGTGGTCGGCGCCCGGTACAAGTACGAGATCCTCACGCCGGACGGGCGCTGGATCCTGAAGGCAGATCCGATGGCGCAGGCGGCGGAGACCCCGCCGGCGACCGCCTCGGTGGTCACGCTCAGCGCCTACCGCTGGAACGACGGCGCCTGGCTCACCCGCCGGGCGGCCACGCACGCGGTGGCGCAGCCGATGTCGGTGTACGAGGTGCACCTCGGGTCCTGGCGCGGGGGTCTGAGCTACCGGGACGCGGCGGACCCGCTGATCGAGCACGTCACCGCCACCGGGTTCACACACGTGGAGTTCATGCCCCTGGCCGAGCATCCGTTCGGCGGCTCGTGGGGCTACCAGGTCACCGGGTACTACGCGCCGACCAGCCGCTTCGGCTCTCCCGACGACCTTCGCTACCTGATCGACCGGCTGCACCAGGCCGGGATCGGCGTGATCATGGACTGGGTGCCCGGGCACTTCCCGAAGGACGACTTCGCCCTGGCCCGCTTCGACGGCCGCCCGCTCTACGAGCACCCCGACCCTCGCCGCGGAGAGCACCAGGACTGGGGCACGCTGATCTTCGACTACGGGCGCAACGAGGTGCGCAACTTCCTCGTCGCGAACGCCCTCTACTGGTTCAGCGAGTTCCACGTGGACGGGCTGCGCGTGGACGCGGTCGCCTCGATGCTGTATCTGGACTACTCGCGCAAGGACGGCGAGTGGGAGCCGAACATCCACGGCGGCCGGGAGAACCTGGAGGCGATCCGGTTCCTGCAGGAGGTCAACGCGACGGCGTACCGGCTGCACACCGGGATCGTGATGATCGCGGAGGAGTCCACCGCCTTCCCCGGGGTCACCGCCCCCACCAACCGGGCCGGGCTCGGTTTCGGGTTCAAATGGAACATGGGGTGGATGAACGACTCGCTCGAGTACATCAAGCGCGACCCGATCCACCGCTCCCACCACGAGGGCGAGATCACCTTCTCGTTCGTGTATGCGTTCGGCGAGAACTACGTCCTGCCGATCAGCCACGACGAGGTCGTGCACGGCAAGGGCAGCCTGATCGCGCGGATGCCCGGCGATCACATGCACAAGCTCGCCAACGTGCGCGCCTACCTCGGCTACATGTGGGGGCACCCGGGTAAGAAGCTGCTGTTCATGGGCCAGGAGTTCGGGCAGATCGCCGAGTGGTCGGTCGACCGGGAGCTGGACTGGTGGCTGCTGGAGCAGCCCCTGCACGCGCAGCTGCAGTCGTTCGTCGGGTCCATGAACGCGATCTACCGCGCGCAGGCCCCGCTGTGGGAGCGGGACAACGACGGCTCCTCGTTCTCGCGGCTGGGCGCGCCCACGTGGGATCCGAGCGTGGTCGCGTTCGAGCGGCGCGACGCGCACGGCGGGCGGCTCGTGGTGGTGGCGAACTTCGCCGGCGCCACGCGCACCGGCTACCGGCTCGCGCTCCCCGCGGAGGGGCTGTGGCAGGAGGTGCTGAACACGGATGCCGCGGAGTACGGCGGTCACGGCGTCGGCAACTACGGCCAGATCGCCGCGCACCCCGAGGCGGAGGACGGTCCGTCGATCGCGTCGGTGACGCTGCCGGCCCTGTCGACCCTGTGGTTCCGCTACCAGCCGGAGCCGCACGTGCCGACCCCGGCGCACGGCTGA
- the mnmA gene encoding tRNA 2-thiouridine(34) synthase MnmA: MRILAAMSGGVDSAVAAARAVDAGHDVVGVHLALSRAGGTLRTGSRGCCTIEDAMDARRAADRLGIPFYVWDFSARFREDVIEDFVSEYRAGRTPNPCLRCNEKIKFAALLERALELGFDAVCTGHYATLVEGPGGLELHRASDSAKDQSYVLGVLTAAQLAHTYFPLGDTPSKALVRAEAERRGLGVAQKPDSHDICFIPDGDTRGWLAEKVGAARGDIVDRTGAVVGSHDGAHAFTVGQRRGLRLGVPAPDGKPRFVLEVRPVSNIVVVGPKEALAIAEIAGERFSWAGAAPTASEFPCEVQIRAHADPVPATAFVTDAGVRAVPDEPLDGVAPGQSAVLYVGTRVLGQFTIDTTVSAVPVGA; encoded by the coding sequence ATGCGGATTCTGGCGGCGATGAGCGGCGGCGTGGACTCCGCCGTCGCGGCGGCGCGGGCGGTGGACGCCGGCCACGACGTCGTCGGCGTGCACCTCGCCCTGTCCCGCGCCGGCGGCACGCTGCGCACGGGTTCGCGCGGGTGCTGCACCATCGAGGACGCCATGGACGCCCGCCGCGCCGCCGACCGGCTCGGCATCCCGTTCTACGTGTGGGACTTCTCCGCGCGCTTCCGCGAGGACGTGATCGAGGACTTCGTGTCCGAGTACCGGGCCGGGCGGACCCCGAATCCGTGCCTGCGCTGCAACGAGAAGATCAAGTTCGCCGCGCTTCTGGAGCGCGCCCTCGAACTCGGCTTCGACGCGGTCTGCACCGGCCACTACGCGACGCTCGTCGAGGGTCCCGGCGGTCTGGAGCTGCACCGCGCCTCCGATTCCGCCAAGGACCAGTCCTACGTGCTCGGCGTGCTCACCGCGGCGCAGCTCGCGCACACCTACTTCCCCCTCGGCGACACTCCCTCGAAGGCGCTCGTGCGCGCCGAGGCGGAGCGCCGCGGCCTCGGCGTCGCGCAGAAGCCGGACAGCCACGACATCTGCTTCATCCCCGACGGCGACACCCGCGGCTGGCTCGCGGAGAAGGTCGGCGCCGCGCGGGGCGACATCGTGGACCGGACCGGCGCCGTGGTGGGCAGCCACGACGGCGCGCATGCGTTCACGGTCGGACAGCGCCGCGGTCTGCGGCTGGGCGTCCCCGCTCCGGACGGGAAGCCGCGATTCGTGCTCGAGGTGCGTCCGGTCTCGAACATCGTGGTCGTGGGCCCGAAGGAGGCGCTCGCGATCGCGGAGATCGCGGGGGAGCGGTTCAGCTGGGCCGGCGCCGCGCCCACGGCATCCGAGTTCCCGTGCGAGGTGCAGATCCGCGCGCACGCCGACCCGGTGCCGGCGACCGCGTTCGTGACCGATGCCGGAGTGCGCGCCGTCCCGGACGAGCCGCTCGACGGCGTCGCCCCGGGTCAGAGCGCGGTCCTCTACGTCGGCACGCGCGTGCTCGGTCAGTTCACGATCGACACCACGGTCTCCGCCGTCCCCGTCGGCGCCTGA
- the ligA gene encoding NAD-dependent DNA ligase LigA: MPENISLEAARTEAEELTTRILEAKDAYYGRDTSLVDDATYDSWMRRLEELERLHPELQGQDSPTQMIGAAEGTALATIEHAERMLSLDNVFSIDELRDWAAKTQAAAGREVAWLTELKIDGLAINLRYEDGVLTSAATRGDGRVGEIVTENALRLADIPERLAGSGHPPVVEVRGEVFIPVAAFERLNAAQAEFRDRAVAEARSRWESRAGAKRPFDEDKAKAAAARRFPAFANPRNAASGGLRQQLDKKTGLEREAGLLRVDSLSLYVHGIGAWPDPPVAAQSEVYDLLAEWGLPTSPHTKVCRSIDEVVAFVEHFGEHRHDIEHELDGIVVKVDELALHDELGATSRAPRWAIAYKYPPEEVQTKLLDIVVSVGRTGRATPYAVMAPAHVAGSVVRQATLHNKDVVKAKGVLIGDTVVLRKAGDVIPEVLGPVVEKRDGTEREFVMPERCPECDTPLRPMKEGDIDLRCPNARSCPAQVRGRVEHIGSRGALDIEALGEVTAAALTQPSVPEVPPLETEAGLFDLTLEDLVPIEVVVKDAETGLPKVDDDGIAKTRAPFRRNPSPAERKAGLDGPQPSSQALKLLDELEKAKTKDLWRLLVSLNIRHVGPVAARALAQWFGSLDAIRAASRDELAAVEGVGGIIADSLRDWFAVDWHQEIVQRWADAGVQWSTPGHPGPGAAGAGGGVLEGLTVVATGSLEGYTREGAQEAIIKAGGKAASSVSKKTDFVAAGPGAGSKLAKAEELGIRILDAAQFHILVTQGPDALDA, from the coding sequence GTGCCGGAGAACATCTCGCTGGAAGCCGCCCGCACCGAGGCCGAGGAGCTGACCACCCGCATCCTCGAGGCCAAGGACGCCTACTACGGGCGGGACACCTCGCTCGTCGACGACGCCACTTACGACTCCTGGATGCGGCGGCTGGAGGAGCTCGAGCGGCTGCACCCCGAGCTGCAGGGGCAGGATTCGCCGACGCAGATGATCGGCGCGGCGGAGGGCACCGCCCTCGCGACGATCGAGCACGCCGAGCGGATGCTGAGCCTCGACAACGTCTTCTCGATCGACGAGCTGCGCGACTGGGCCGCCAAGACGCAGGCGGCCGCCGGGCGCGAGGTCGCCTGGCTCACCGAGCTGAAGATCGACGGCCTGGCCATCAACCTCCGCTACGAGGACGGAGTCCTCACCTCCGCGGCCACGCGCGGCGACGGACGTGTCGGGGAGATCGTCACCGAGAACGCCCTGCGGCTCGCCGACATCCCCGAGCGGCTCGCCGGCTCCGGGCATCCGCCGGTCGTCGAGGTGCGCGGCGAGGTGTTCATCCCCGTCGCCGCGTTCGAACGTCTCAACGCCGCGCAGGCCGAGTTCCGCGACCGCGCCGTGGCGGAGGCGCGCAGCCGCTGGGAGTCCCGTGCCGGGGCGAAGCGGCCGTTCGACGAGGACAAGGCGAAGGCCGCCGCGGCCCGCCGCTTCCCGGCCTTCGCCAACCCCCGCAACGCGGCCAGCGGAGGCCTGCGCCAGCAGCTGGACAAGAAGACCGGTCTGGAACGGGAGGCCGGCCTGCTGCGCGTCGACTCCCTGTCGCTCTACGTGCACGGCATCGGCGCCTGGCCCGACCCGCCGGTCGCGGCGCAGAGCGAGGTGTACGACCTGCTCGCGGAGTGGGGACTCCCCACCAGCCCGCACACGAAGGTGTGCCGCAGCATCGACGAGGTCGTCGCCTTCGTCGAGCACTTCGGCGAGCACCGGCACGATATCGAGCACGAGCTGGACGGCATCGTCGTCAAGGTCGATGAGCTCGCGCTGCACGACGAGCTCGGCGCCACCAGCCGGGCGCCGCGCTGGGCCATCGCGTACAAGTACCCGCCGGAGGAGGTGCAGACGAAGCTGCTCGACATCGTCGTCTCCGTCGGGCGCACCGGCCGGGCCACCCCGTACGCCGTGATGGCGCCCGCGCACGTCGCCGGGTCGGTGGTGCGGCAGGCGACCCTGCACAACAAGGACGTCGTGAAGGCCAAGGGCGTCCTCATCGGCGACACGGTCGTGCTTCGCAAGGCGGGGGATGTGATCCCCGAGGTGCTCGGCCCGGTCGTGGAGAAGCGCGACGGCACGGAGCGGGAGTTCGTGATGCCGGAGCGCTGCCCCGAGTGCGACACTCCGCTGCGTCCGATGAAGGAGGGCGACATCGACCTCCGCTGCCCGAACGCCCGGTCGTGCCCCGCGCAGGTGCGCGGGCGGGTGGAGCACATCGGCTCCCGCGGCGCCCTCGACATCGAAGCGCTGGGCGAGGTGACCGCCGCTGCACTCACACAGCCGAGCGTGCCCGAGGTCCCGCCGCTGGAGACCGAGGCCGGGCTGTTCGACCTCACGCTCGAGGATCTCGTCCCGATCGAGGTCGTCGTGAAGGATGCCGAGACCGGCCTGCCCAAGGTCGACGACGACGGCATCGCCAAGACCCGCGCCCCGTTCCGCCGCAACCCGAGCCCGGCGGAGCGCAAGGCGGGGCTCGACGGCCCGCAGCCCTCGTCGCAGGCGCTGAAGCTGCTCGACGAGCTCGAGAAGGCGAAGACGAAGGACCTCTGGCGTCTGCTCGTCAGCTTGAACATCCGCCATGTCGGCCCGGTCGCCGCTCGGGCGCTGGCGCAGTGGTTCGGATCGCTGGACGCCATTCGCGCCGCATCTCGGGACGAGCTCGCCGCGGTCGAGGGCGTGGGCGGCATCATCGCCGACTCGCTACGGGACTGGTTCGCCGTGGACTGGCACCAGGAGATCGTGCAGCGGTGGGCGGATGCCGGAGTGCAGTGGTCCACGCCCGGCCACCCCGGCCCCGGCGCCGCCGGGGCCGGCGGGGGAGTCCTCGAGGGCCTCACCGTCGTGGCGACCGGATCCCTCGAGGGCTACACGCGCGAGGGAGCGCAGGAGGCGATCATCAAGGCCGGCGGGAAGGCGGCCTCGAGCGTGTCCAAGAAGACGGACTTCGTCGCGGCCGGCCCCGGCGCCGGCTCCAAGCTCGCGAAGGCCGAGGAGCTGGGCATCCGCATCCTGGATGCGGCGCAGTTCCACATCCTCGTGACGCAGGGGCCGGACGCGCTCGATGCGTGA